TACCCACTACATTATAGGTTCTGCCCTAGGCCCATCACCGTATCCAGATATGGTTAGGGAATTCCAATCTGTTATTGGTAGGGAAGTTAAGGAGCAAGCTAAGGATTTAGACATAGCAGTTATGGTCGCCTGTGTAGGTGGAGGTTCCAATGCTATAGGTTTTTTTGAACCATTTTTAGAGATGAATACACCTAGGCTTGTTGGCGTTGAAGCAGGGGGTAAGGGATCTGGTTTAGGGGAAAATGCTATAAGAATGACTGATAGTGGTAAAGATGGAATAGTTCAGGGATATAAGAGTAAATTTCTTATTGATTCTGATGGACAACTTAGTGAAACCCACTCGATTTCCGCGGGACTAGACTACCCGGGGATTGGGCCACAATTAGCAAACCTAGGGGAGATTGGAAGGGTTGAGTTTACATCTATAAATGATAATGAGGCCCTTGAAGCTCTAAAGTTTTTTGCAAGGAATGAAGGTGTTATATTTGCAATGGAGTCTTCCCATGCAGGTGCAGCAGCGATTAAAATTGCTAAAGGACTACCTAAAAATCGAGCAATTATAGTTAATATGTCAGGTCGAGGGGATAAGGATATATTTATTTCAGCTAAAGCTTTAGATGAGAAACCTTGGAAGGAGTTTTTAATGGAGGAGTCAAAATGAATAGAGAGATAGTTTCCCACTTAGTAGCAGGTTATCCCACATTAGAGGGTTCTTTTGAGGTCGCTAAAGGGTTAATTGACGGAAAAGGTTATGCCCTTGAGATCCAGATACCATTTTCTGACCCTTCTGCAGATGGCCCAACTATTGAAGTAGCTTGTTCCCAATCATTGAAACTCGGTTTTAAGGTTGATATGGGGTTTGAACTAATTAAAAGAGTTAAATTATACAGTCCAGAAACACCTATATATTTAATGAGTTATGCAAGTATTGTTTTTACAAACGGTGTGGAAAACTTTGTAAAAAAAGCTAAGCTATATGGTGTTGAGGGATTAATAATTCCTGACTTAACAGTAGGAGCTGATGAGGGTTTATATGAACTAGGTAAAAAGTATGATGTAAACATTATCCCTGTTCTAGTAACCTCTGTTCCCAAAAATAGAGTAGATGAAATTTTGAGGAACAGTAGTTCAGACTGGGTTTATATCGCTTTAAGAGGGGGAATTACTGGAAGTTATACAGAGATCACCAAGGATAACTTAGACTTTCTAGACTATGTTAAAGGGTATAATAAACATGTTATGGCAGGGTTTGGTATACAGTCAAAGGAGCAGATAGATGTTTTAGATAAGCATGTGGATGCATCTGTTGTTGGGTCATATTTTGTTAAAAAGACAAAAGAACTTTTTGATAAAAAAATGGATCTATCAAAGGGTATTAGTCAGGTTATTTCAGATCTAAGAGAGTAACTTAAAAAAAGTCTCCGGTGATGATTTAAAGGAGTACTGTTTCTTTATTGTTGAAGGAATACCTAAATCACTGGAGTTGACTCTTAAAAGAGTCACATTTGGCAGTGCTGTAGCAATATTTTCAAACGGTCCCTTTATTAGTTTTGTATCTAACTCGCTTGTTTCAATCTCTAGTAGCAGTATTTTATTATTGTAATTCTTATGTATCCATTTGTAATAGGATTTTTCTTGAATCTGTAAGTGCTCATCTACAAAGTAGGTATCTGTTGTTATATTCATAATTAAAGGGGAGTTACAATAGGGGCATTTAGGATGGGAAGACCTATCTTTAAAATCTATAAAATCCCATAATTCCTCTGTACAAGCGTTATAACACTGTAGCTTGTTACAACTACCGTTTGGTGTAAAAACTCTACCAATATGGTCTGATAAGTTACTATTCCATGATGTGGAAATAATAAAATAATCCTTATTATTGAATATTTTACTAATTTTACTATTTATATCTATTGTGTTAGATAGGAATCCATTGTATTCCTTAATCTCATCCCAATTAAGTGGATCTATAGGAGGATCTACTTTTTTTAAAATTGAAGCACCTAAACCAATTAATATATAACTTGACTCTTTAACTATTTTTTTTATCTCTTTTACTTTCACAAACTCTATCCTAGATAAATTATAGTTTAGATATAAAATTAAGGAAATAATATTCGTATATTTAATTATAATTTTATTGATTTAAAATATCATTAAATATAATCTATTAATAGGAGTATAATCATGTTAGATAAAAAGTTTAATGACATTTATAAGAATCATTTTTTTGATGGATTATTAGAAGATGAGCTTAAAAGTGTGGATATGAGACTTTTTAAAGAGAAAAAATATAAGGCTGGAGATGTTGTTATACAACAAGATACCCGGGGAGACTTTATGTTTTTAATAGTATCTGGCGAGGTTATAATATCAAAGGTTATGCCCACATCTGAGATTGAGTTAGCTAGAAGAGTTAGTGGTGAATATGTCGGAGAGATGGCTCTTTTTGATGGACAATTACGTAGTGCTAATGTTGTCGCAAGTAGCGATGTAACTGGTTATATAATAGATGCAGACCTTTTTTTCTATCTTTTTAGAAATTTTGAACAGATAAAAATAAATATAATTAAAATTATCAACTCAACAGTTCGAGATACAGGTATAAAGCTTGGTGAGAGTAGTGTAAGTCATAATAAACAGCTCTCAATAAAGGATTCCGAGCTTCTAAAAACTAGAAGTTTATTAAACGAAACAATTGAGTTAAAAAGATATATAGATGAACAGAAGTGTGAATTAGAGTTGATTAATAGGGAGTTAGAAAAGAGAAATAAAGAGTTATATCAACTAACTATTAAGGATGATCTAACCCATCTCTACTCTAATAATCACTTTAATACACTATTAGAAAACGAGTATTCAAGATCAATAAGGTACAGTATTAACTTCTCCTTATTAATGGTTGATATAGATGATTTTGCAAATTTTAATAAAAACTACGGCTATTTTACAGGTGATAGGATTTTAAAGGAGATGGCCTCCACCCTATCAACACTAGTTAGAAAAGAGGATGTTTTAGGTAGAGTTGCAGGGGAGAGATTTGGTATAATTTTACCCCATCAATCTATTGATGATGCAGTAGAATTATCAAATAAGATCTTAAATACTATTGAGAGTAATATGTTTATTTTAGATGGCAAAAAAACTGGACTAACTGTAACTATAGGTATAACTGATAATTATATAGGAGATCCTAATTCAAGTGATGATATGAGAAGTTATGCTGAGATAGCAATGAAAAAAGCTAAGGTTAGGGGTAAAAACTGTTTAGAAGTTTTTATCAAGTAGTTATGCAGAAGCTCTTTTTAGCTTGTCATTTATAGCTTGTCCTATACTTATCTCCGGTATATATGATGTTAATATAAGGTCAAAATTCTCTTTATCAAGATCCCTTAAAGCGCTATATAAATTCTCTCCAGCCTCTATATAATCACTATCTTCTGAAAGATTAACAACACTACTAAGTTTTATATTAGGGGTATTATCCCCAAAAGCTATAAATGCTATATTTCCAGAGTACTCTTTATTGTTATCATATATTTCCAGTTTAGTTGTTGGTGCATAGTGCTTTTCTAACATTCCAGGAGCTTCCGGCTTTGATGAGCTATTAATATTTACAGTAACACTTCCAATGACACTCTCAATCTCTTCCTTGGTAATCCGTCCTTTTCTTAAAATTGTAGGAGTACCAACAAGTGAAATAATTGTAGACTCTATACCAACTCTACAGCTACCTCCCTCTAGGATATAATCAACACCCTCTATAAGGTCTGTAATATGGTTACTCTTAGTTGGGCTTATATAGCCAAATTTATTAGCACTAGGCCCTGCTACAGGTCTATTGGCTTTTTAAGAAACTCAAGGGCTACAGGATGTTCTGGAATTCTAACACCAACACTATTTAGGCCTGAAGTAACAATATCAGGAATATCCTTACTTTTTTCTAAAATTAT
Above is a genomic segment from Thiospirochaeta perfilievii containing:
- the trpB gene encoding tryptophan synthase subunit beta, with the translated sequence MKKYNNFFGRFGGRYVAEVLREPLRELEDAYKKYIVDTDFIDELNKFAKDFIGRPTPLLFAENSTNQIGGGQIYIKLEGLANTGAHKINNAVGQALLAKRMGKTRVIAETGAGQHGVATAAACARLGLECVIYMGAEDIRRQHPNVYWMELYGAKVVSVESGSKTLKDAVNEALRDWSGSFNNTHYIIGSALGPSPYPDMVREFQSVIGREVKEQAKDLDIAVMVACVGGGSNAIGFFEPFLEMNTPRLVGVEAGGKGSGLGENAIRMTDSGKDGIVQGYKSKFLIDSDGQLSETHSISAGLDYPGIGPQLANLGEIGRVEFTSINDNEALEALKFFARNEGVIFAMESSHAGAAAIKIAKGLPKNRAIIVNMSGRGDKDIFISAKALDEKPWKEFLMEESK
- the trpA gene encoding tryptophan synthase subunit alpha, translated to MNREIVSHLVAGYPTLEGSFEVAKGLIDGKGYALEIQIPFSDPSADGPTIEVACSQSLKLGFKVDMGFELIKRVKLYSPETPIYLMSYASIVFTNGVENFVKKAKLYGVEGLIIPDLTVGADEGLYELGKKYDVNIIPVLVTSVPKNRVDEILRNSSSDWVYIALRGGITGSYTEITKDNLDFLDYVKGYNKHVMAGFGIQSKEQIDVLDKHVDASVVGSYFVKKTKELFDKKMDLSKGISQVISDLRE
- a CDS encoding diguanylate cyclase, which codes for MLDKKFNDIYKNHFFDGLLEDELKSVDMRLFKEKKYKAGDVVIQQDTRGDFMFLIVSGEVIISKVMPTSEIELARRVSGEYVGEMALFDGQLRSANVVASSDVTGYIIDADLFFYLFRNFEQIKINIIKIINSTVRDTGIKLGESSVSHNKQLSIKDSELLKTRSLLNETIELKRYIDEQKCELELINRELEKRNKELYQLTIKDDLTHLYSNNHFNTLLENEYSRSIRYSINFSLLMVDIDDFANFNKNYGYFTGDRILKEMASTLSTLVRKEDVLGRVAGERFGIILPHQSIDDAVELSNKILNTIESNMFILDGKKTGLTVTIGITDNYIGDPNSSDDMRSYAEIAMKKAKVRGKNCLEVFIK
- a CDS encoding Sua5 family C-terminal domain-containing protein, encoding MLEGGSCRVGIESTIISLVGTPTILRKGRITKEEIESVIGSVTVNINSSSKPEAPGMLEKHYAPTTKLEIYDNNKEYSGNIAFIAFGDNTPNIKLSSVVNLSEDSDYIEAGENLYSALRDLDKENFDLILTSYIPEISIGQAINDKLKRASA